From Bufo gargarizans isolate SCDJY-AF-19 chromosome 10, ASM1485885v1, whole genome shotgun sequence, the proteins below share one genomic window:
- the NADSYN1 gene encoding glutamine-dependent NAD(+) synthetase — protein MGRKVTLATCSLNQWALDFDGNLQRILQSIKIAKEKGARYRLGPELEICGYGCSDHFFESDTILHSFQVLAKLLESPITTDIICDVGMPVMHKNVRYNCRVIFLNRKILLIRPKMVLANEGNYRELRWFTPWNKSREIEDHFLPRTIQKITGQDTVPFGDAVLATKDTCLGSEICEELWAPNSPHIEMGLDGVEIFTNGSGSHHELRKAHLRVDLVKSTTTKNGGIYLLSNLRGCDADRLYYDGCSMISINGDIVVQGSQFSLENVEVLTATLDLEDVRSYRAHTSSRCISASRVLPFHRVHVDFSLSSFDDVYTPTSEPIQWKYHTPAEEISLGPACWLWDYLRRSKQGGFLLPLSGGVDSSAVACIVYSMCCLVCQAVNSGNEDVLNDVRQIVGDASYVPRMPQELCPHLLTTCYMATENSSHETSERARMLSEQIGSYHLTPNIDAAVKAVIGIFTMVTGKVPRFRVHGGSGPENLALQNVQARIRMVVAYLFAQLSLWTRGLAGGLLVLGSANVDESLRGYLTKYDCSSADINPIGGISKTDLRGFIQYCIDSFQLTALTSILSAPPTAELEPLTDGQVSQTDEDDMGMTYHELSVYGKLRKVVKTGPYSMFCKLLLLWRKISPRQVAEKVKHFFRMYSINRHKMTTLTPSYHAESYSPDDNRFDLRPFLYNAAWTWQFRCIDEQVSCLEDSKKGALCEEVD, from the exons ATGGGCAGGAAGGTCACACTGGCCACCTGCTCCCTAAACCAATGGGCTCTGGATTTTGATGGGAATCTCCAGCGAATCTTACAGA gtATTAAAATTGCAAAGGAGAAGGGCGCTCGGTATCGCCTGGGTCCGGAGCTGGAAATCTG CGGATATGGCTGCTCGGATCATTTTTTTGAATCTGATACCATACTGCATTCATTTCAAGTTCTGGCTAAACTCCTGGAGTCTCCTATAACTACTGACATCATCTGCGATGTGGGAAT GCCGGTGATGCACAAAAATGTCCGATACAACTGCAGAGTCATATTCCTCAACAG AAAAATACTTCTTATTCGACCAAAAATGGTGCTGGCTAATGAAGGGAATTACCGGGAGCTGCGGTGGTTCACACCATGGAATAAGTCAAG AGAAATCGAGGATCACTTTCTTCCAAGGACTATCCAGAAGATCACAGGACAG GACACTGTACCGTTTGGAGATGCAGTCCTGGCGACCAAAGACACTTGCCTGGGGTCTGAGATCTGTGAAGAGCTGTGGGCGCCCAATAG TCCTCACATCGAAATGGGCCTGGATGGGGTGGAGATATTCACGAATGGTTCTGGGAGTCACCACGAATTGAGGAAAGCCCATCTGAGAGTGGATCTGGTCAAGTCCACAACTACTAAG AATGGCGGCATTTATCTTCTCTCCAATCTGAGAGGCTGCGACGCCGACCGACTGTATTACGATGGCTGCTCAATGATCTCCATCAATGGAGACATCGTAGTGCAAGGGTCACAGTTTTCTCTTGAAAATGTG GAGGTTCTTACGGCCACTTTAGACTTGGAAGATGTCCGCAGTTACCGGGCTCACACGTCTTCACGCTGCATTTCT GCAAGCAGGGTGCTCCCCTTTCACAGAGTCCATGTGGACTTCTCTCTGTCCTCATTTGATGATGTCTACACCCCGACGTCTGAGCCAATCCAGTGGAAGTACCACACCCCCGCGGAAGAAATAAG CCTTGGACCTGCATGCTGGCTCTGGGACTATCTACGACGCAGTAAACAG GGGGGCTTCCTCCTTCCCCTCAGCGGGGGAGTGGACAGCTCTGCAGTGGCGTGTATTGTATACTCCATGTGTTGTCTGGTGTGTCAGGCCGTGAATTCGGGCA ATGAAGATGTTCTGAACGATGTGCGTCAAATCGTTGGAGATGCGTCGTACGTGCCCAGGATGCCGCAGGAACTGTGCCCCCATCTTTTGACCACCTGCTACATGGCAACAGAGAACTCTTCACATGAAACCAGTGAGAGGGCCAGGATGTTATCAGAACAAATAGGCAG CTATCACCTGACCCCAAATATCGATGCGGCTGTTAAAGCGGTCATCGGGATATTTACAATGGTGACTGGTAAAGTTCCACGGTTCCGTGTCCATGGAGGAAGCGGCCCAGAGAATCTCGCTCTTCAGAATGTTCAG GCTAGGATACGGATGGTGGTCGCCTACTTGTTTGCCCAGCTAAGTCTTTGGACACGTGGCTTGGCCGGTGGTCTGCTGGTTCTGGGCTCAGCTAACGTCGATGAAAG TCTTCGAGGCTATCTCACCAAGTATGACTGCTCAAGCGCCGATATCAACCCCATTGGGGGCATTAGTAAGACAGACCTGAGGGGTTTCATCCAGTATTGTATAGACAGCTTTCAGCTCACTGCACTGACCAG CATCTTATCTGCCCCACCCACGGCAGAACTGGAGCCTCTTACGGATGGACAAGTGTCCCAGACAGATGAG GATGATATGGGGATGACATATCATGAGCTGTCTGTATACGGGAAATTGCGGAAAGTTGTGAAAACCGGGCCCTATAGTATGTTCTGTAAACTGTTACTCCTGTGGAGGAAAATTTCACCAAGACAG GTCGCTGAGAAGGTGAAGCACTTCTTTCGCATGTACTCCATTAACAGACACAAGATGACCACGCTGACCCCTTCTTACCATGCCGAGAGCTACAGTCCTGACGACAACCGCTTCGACCTGCGGCCGTTCCTGTACAATGCAGCGTGGACGTGGCAGTTCCGTTGTATTGATGAACAG GTATCCTGCCTGGAGGACAGTAAGAAGGGGGCGCTGTGTGAAGAAGTAGATTGA
- the LOC122920789 gene encoding embryonic protein UVS.2-like: MSMVISFILLTSIIQMCFGAPLQINFQAINKYAEIVKEVPKVDPPDVFSIISASNKESKMPMHEGDIALVIGRSAIKCDGDTCRWTKNSTGIVNVPYTISSEFSNAYVSIIQKAMQEFETLTCVRFANRTTESDYVQIVVQSGCWSYLGKIGGGQQLSLVPECMTHGSVQHELNHALGFYHEQSRTDRDNYVTVLLDNVLLGTAPNFQKYDSNNLGLEYDYSSVMHYGRYAFSKTNDLPTIVPIPDSSVKIGQRYGLSTLDIAKINKLYQCGLYRGLFSNSTGSIISSNYPNNYPKNTDCMWLIRIPSNQIFLQFSAFDVQASSDCVSDYLRIYDGPSRSSPLLLDRSCGAGQMPPMISTGTTMLIEFASDNMIEATGFKASYSTVTCGALLTNPSGTISSPMYPAKYPPSMDCTWAINAPPGFAVSLNITDFNVEFMSTCTFDYLLVFNGPQTTSPLIGRYCGKGVKVPSIRSTGNSLLLQFHSDSSIQLAGFFSKYAFVRQN, encoded by the exons ATGTCCATGGT AATATCCTTCATTCTCCTGACCTCCATCATCCAGATGTGCTTTGGTGCGCCGCTACAG ATAAATTTTCAAGCCATAAATAAATACG CAGAGATTGTGAAGGAAGTTCCGAAAGTTGATCCTCCCGATGTGTTCAGTATCATATCAGCTTCCAACAAAG AGAGCAAAATGCCGATGCACGAAGGAGACATTGCTCTAGTTATAGGTCGCAGCGCCATAAAGTGTGATGGAGACACCTGTAGATGGACTAAGAACAGCACTGGAATAGTCAATGTGCCGTACACCATCTCATCCGAATTCA GTAACGCTTATGTGTCCATCATCCAGAAGGCCATGCAGGAATTTGAAACTCTCACCTGCGTACGATTCGCGAATAGGACAACAGAATCCGATTACGTGCAGATAGTAGTGCAGAGCGG ATGCTGGTCCTACCTCGGTAAGATAGGAGGAGGTCAGCAGTTGTCTCTGGTTCCCGAATGCATGACACATGGGTCGGTCCAGCATGAACTGAACCACGCTCTGGGATTCTACCATGAGCAGAGCAGAACTGACCGTGACAACTATGTGACTGTCCTACTGGACAATGTCCTTCTAG GAACCGCACCAAACTTTCAGAAGTATGACTCCAATAACTTGGGACTTGAGTATGACTACTCTTCGGTAATGCACTATGGAAG ATATGCCTTCTCTAAGACAAATGATCTACCTACTATCGTACCGATACCAGACTCCTCCGTAAAAATTGGGCAGAGATACGGCCTCAGTACCTTGGACATTGCAAAAATAAACAAGTTGTATCAGTGCG gACTCTATCGGGGACTTTTTTCTAATTCTACAGGATCAATCATTTCTTCCAACTACCCTAATAACTATCCCAAAAATACTGACTGTATGTGGCTCATTCGCATTCCATCCAATCAG ATTTTCTTGCAGTTCAGCGCTTTTGACGTTCAAGCCTCCTCAGACTGCGTCTCGGATTACTTAAGAATTTATGATGGCCCAAGTCGATCATCTCCTCTGTTATTGGACAGAAGCTGCGGAGCAGGACAGATGCCCCCCATGATTTCAACAGGAACTACAATGCTTATTGAATTTGCCAGTGATAATATGATTGAGGCGACTGGATTCAAGGCCTCGTATAGCACCG TGACTTGTGGTGCCTTGCTTACCAACCCTTCTGGAACCATCTCTTCTCCCATGTACCCCGCTAAGTACCCCCCCTCCATGGATTGTACTTGGGCCATAAATGCGCCTCCTGGGTTTGCG GTGTCTTTAAATATAACAGACTTCAATGTGGAATTCATGTCGACCTGCACCTTTGATTATCTCCTGGTGTTTAATGGGCCGCAAACGACCTCCCCGCTGATCGGCAGATATTGTGGCAAAGGCGTCAAAGTGCCCAGTATCAGGTCAACTGGAAATTCTCTCCTTCTCCAGTTCCACAGCGACTCATCCATACAGCTCGCCGGATTCTTTTCCAAATATGCCTTTG tgCGACAAAATTAA